In one Thunnus maccoyii chromosome 12, fThuMac1.1, whole genome shotgun sequence genomic region, the following are encoded:
- the rpp40 gene encoding ribonuclease P protein subunit p40 codes for MSADPQRTLRSLLVSERSSFLEEKNRLSAQAQEHHLNYKVSVLLPECSSAPSHLDAALKSFSSFYLIRKLPLYELLDKQFLETAVYQGSVYGLSYRSRIDQENCVALTPNGRLSLSLDKDSYELLGVEGKPSRFNHRTTSRFVVSVDLTDSSMAPGGRGYQRLLTGLTSHVQLQSDFLLSHHPGGGAALQSLLSRYDWSEHSPEVSSRSLTHLSCPTLLTSDLQSCDPHSFLEWLGAVDADIGCENSSSSFLSSLVCPEPTVTASRSLSVSVCGLLLPQDVHRLIQELRCYLEQPRLAPWVALTVHGFTDSPVSWGNSEHGVLTGGENFYTLLLFHDHTYRLHLATGAPHTCPP; via the exons ATGAGCGCGGACCCGCAGCGTACTCTCAGGTCCCTGCTGGTCTCTGAGAGGTCCAGTTTCCTGGAGGAAAAGAATCGGCTCAGTGCGCAGGCGCAGGAGCACCACCTCAACTACAAG gtgtctgtgctgctgcctgAATGTAGCTCCGCCCCCTCTCACCTGGACGCAGCATTAAAGAGTTTCAGCAGTTTCTACCTGATCAGGAAGCTGCCCCTGTATGAACTACTGGACAAACAGTTCCTGGAGACCGCCGTGTACCAGG gtaGTGTGTATGGGCTGTCGTACAGGAGCAGGATAGATCAAGAGAACTGCGTCGCTTTGACGCCAAACG gccgcctgtctctctctctggataAAGACTCCTATGAGCTGTTGGGAGTTGAGGGAAAACCATCGAGATTCAACCACAGAACAACCAGCAGATTCG TTGTATCTGTCGACCTGACGGACAGCAGCATGGCGCCAGGTGGGCGGGGCTACCAGCGCCTCCTCACAGGTCTGACATCACACGTTCAGCTGCAaagtgacttcctgttgtcgCATCATCCAG GGGGCGGAGCCGCTCTGCAGTCCCTCCTGTCTCGTTACGATTGGTCAGAGCACTCACCTGAGGTCAGCAGCCGCAGTCTGACTCACCTGTCCTGCCCCACcctgctgacctctgacctgcagTCATGTGACCCGCACAGCTTCCTGGAGTGGCTGGGAGCCGTGGACGCCGATATCGGCTG TGAGAACTCGTCCAGCAGCTTCCTGTCATCACTCGTCTGTCCTGAACCGACGGTGACGGCGAGTCGATCGCTGAGCGTCTCCGTCTGCGGCCTGCTGCTCCCCCAGGACGTCCACCGCCTCATCCAGGAGCTCAG GTGTTACCTGGAGCAGCCTCGCCTGGCGCCCTGGGTGGCGTTGACAGTTCACGGTTTTACTGACAGTCCAGTGTCGTGGGGCAACAGCGAGCACGGCGTcctgacaggaggagaaaactTCTACACCCTGCTGCTGTTCCATGACCACACCTACCGCCTCCACCTGGCCACCGGAGCTCCCCACACCTGTCCGCCATGA
- the LOC121908218 gene encoding basic salivary proline-rich protein 3-like, which yields PQEGEPSQEGEPPQPQEGEPSQEREPSQEGEPPQPQEGEPPQPQEGEPPQEGEPPQPQEGEPPQEGEPPQPQEGEPPQPQEGEPPQPQEGEPSQEREPSQPQEGEPSQEGEPPQPQEGEPSQEREPSQEGEPPQPQEGEPPQPQEGEPPQPQEGEPPQPQEGEPPQPQEGEPPQEGEPPQPQEGEPPQPQEGEPPQPQEGEPPQEGEPPQPQEGEPPQQAVKKRNRRSETDDVNV from the coding sequence CCACAGGAGGGAGAACCGTCACAGGAAGGAGAACCGCCACAGCCACAGGAGGGAGAACCGTCACAGGAAAGAGAACCGTCACAGGAGGGAGAACCACCACAGCCACAGGAGGGAGAACCGCCACAGCCACAGGAGGGAGAACCGCCACAGGAGGGAGAACCGCCACAGCCACAGGAGGGAGAACCGCCACAGGAGGGAGAACCACCACAGCCACAGGAGGGAGAACCGCCACAGCCACAGGAGGGAGAACCGCCACAGCCACAGGAGGGAGAGCCGTCACAGGAAAGAGAACCGTCACAGCCACAGGAGGGAGAACCGTCACAGGAAGGAGAACCGCCACAGCCACAGGAGGGTGAACCGTCACAGGAAAGAGAACCGTCACAGGAGGGAGAACCGCCACAGCCACAGGAGGGAGAACCGCCACAGCCACAGGAGGGAGAACCGCCACAGCCACAGGAGGGAGAACCACCACAGCCACAGGAGGGAGAACCGCCACAGCCACAGGAGGGAGAACCGCCACAGGAGGGAGAACCACCACAGCCACAGGAGGGAGAACCGCCACAGCCACAGGAGGGAGAACCGCCACAGCCACAGGAGGGAGAACCGCCACAGGAGGGAGAACCGCCACAGCCACAGGAGGGAGAACCGCCACAGCaggcagtgaagaagagaaacagacgAAGTGAGACTGATGATGTAAACGTTTAG